One stretch of Schizosaccharomyces pombe strain 972h- genome assembly, chromosome: III DNA includes these proteins:
- the dis1 gene encoding TOG/XMAP215 microtubule plus end tracking polymerase Dis1 translates to MELDDFNSRILSQIFDKSWKVRFEAYESLLHALNRALDDSDVCFQPWIHDPALWKQGLCDSNVPTQEHAVKSLRCFLDKSRQKGVNSAKSFVVAPLLEKCLPSPRQSIRDASHQALLILAKSDALDYVLEGLFSAARVKHPKQAVASIKELNSLLENFGIPALSPIPFYKLIPTLFAQSDKNIRQEASNLSITLYAWVGNAFKTHVFPQLKQIQVSDLEASFQNVTSRTTTGGHISNSLNTQEVVLPSFSSNAKPKPHLSSKSSSQGNTLQRSTSSFSTPNRKVSQPSDFSASPSRSIVSPAKNIVGSTPVDVLSKLTPEFHTALSSPKWKDRKEALESMVPVCSNPVYQEGDYSELLRVIAKSLKDANVVVVGVAALLLTHIAKALRKGFLPYTGIVLPSLFDRFKERKSSLVHSLLDAANAIFESCGLNDIMDETLEFLKHKNPQVKTETLRWLNRCLQLTDVCPPRASLETLCSLCVTLINDTFEPVRMATTNVLATLVQIFSQPVLSKYIVGLDPKKLPKILELSKDITVNAHPNQPSRPRLPRVASPLKTSPVKLAVTPQAPSPLPSSNPSQASLTEESLSTRSSPTKPSTTSLRSQSLVNRFASSTLKAPSSSSKGVSNAASSKQSFPSSPSISKKLETSRLSTKKLPGSTMKAASALKEYPQQQSMKSGGEKQDNLVTITMSEKVELDLLREEKAIRQVQEAEDALERERLFREINDLQIQNAEMKEQVYEKESTISQKEVEITSLRNEKDRLSTRLQQVLLELEKQHETNEEAMDIDLKVPESGAIGRVTTRATATTAMDESGNAGMVSSGIHSVSTKPSSYGTRRSLAGSMLQKPTQFSRPSFMFSPEARDNWRESHDLSSHLWEQIQRMKKA, encoded by the exons ATGGAGTTGGACGATTTTAATAGCCGCATTCTCagtcaaatttttgataag TCTTGGAAAGTTCGATTTGAAGCATATGAGTCTTTGTTGCATGCATTGAACCGAGCATTGGATGATTCAGACGTTTGTTTCCAGCCTTGGATTCATGACCCAGCATTATGGAAACAAGGGCTGTGTGATAGTAACGTACCAACACAAGAGCATGCCGTAAAATCTCTGCGATGCTTTTTAGACAAGTCTAGGCAAAAAGGAGTTAATTCTGCCAAATCGTTCGTTGTTGCTCCTCTACTCGAAAAATGTTTACCATCTCCTAGACAATCTATCCGTGATGCTTCTCACCAGGCTTTACTCATTTTAGCTAAATCCGATGCGCTGGACTATGTATTAGAAGGGTTATTTTCGGCGGCTCGCGTTAAGCATCCCAAGCAGGCAGTTGCTTctataaaagaattaaataGTTTATTGGAGAATTTTGGAATCCCTGCACTTTCTCCTATTCCATTCTATAAACTGATTCCTACTTTGTTCGCCCAATCAGATAAGAATATCAGGCAAGAAGCTTCGAATCTATCCATAACCTTGTACGCTTGGGTTGGTAATGCATTCAAGACTCATGTGTTTCCTCAACTAAAGCAAATACAGGTCTCCGATCTTGAGGcctcttttcaaaatgttaCATCTCGCACGACCACGGGAGGACATATTTCAAATTCCCTCAACACCCAAGAGGTGGttcttccttctttttcatcgAATGCCAAACCCAAACCACATTTGTCCTCAAAGTCATCTTCGCAGGGAAACACTCTGCAACGCTCTACTTCTAGTTTCAGTACTCCTAACCGAAAGGTCTCACAACCTTCTGATTTTTCAGCATCTCCTTCCCGTTCCATTGTATCTCCTGCCAAAAACATTGTCGGAAGTACGCCCGTTGATGTTCTTTCCAAACTAACCCCAGAATTCCATACCGCATTATCTTCTCCCAAGTGGAAAGATCGAAAGGAAGCGTTGGAAAGCATGGTACCGGTGTGTTCCAATCCTGTTTATCAAGAGGGTGACTATAGTGAGTTACTTCGAGTGATTGCAAAGTCTCTAAAAGATGCAAACGTGGTGGTAGTGGGTGTAGCGGCTTTATTATTGACGCATATTGCCAAGGCGCTAAGGAAGGGCTTTCTTCCGTATACTGGTATTGTATTGCcttctttatttgataGGTTTAAAGAGAGAAAATCGAGTTTGGTGCACTCTTTGCTGGATGCGGCCAATGCTATTTTTGAGAGCTGTGGGTTGAATGATATAATGGATGAGACGttagaatttttgaagcataAAAATCCACAAGTAAAAACTGAGACACTTCGATGGCTGAATCGTTGCCTACAATTGACGGATGTTTGTCCGCCTCGAGCATCGCTTGAAACGCTATGTAGCCTATGTGTGACATTGATCAACGATACGTTTGAGCCAGTCCGAATGGCTACCACAAATGTATTGGCAACACTTGTGCAAATTTTTAGTCAGCCAGTGTTGTCCAAGTATATTGTGGGATTGGATCCTAAAAAGTTAccaaaaatattagaacTTTCCAAGGACATTACGGTGAATGCGCATCCGAATCAACCCTCACGTCCCAGGCTGCCACGAGTGGCCTCTCCTTTAAAGACATCACCGGTTAAACTGGCTGTTACACCACAAGCACCTTCACCATTACCATCCTCGAATCCATCACAGGCGAGTTTGACAGAAGAATCTCTATCTACACGATCTTCGCCTACGAAACCATCGACGACGTCTTTGCGTAGTCAATCGTTGGTGAATAGATTTGCAAGTTCTACATTGAAAGCGCCATCATCCTCTTCAAAGGGAGTTTCGAATGCGGCGTCGTCAAAACAATCGTTTCCGTCATCCCCTTCGATTTCGAAAAAGTTAGAGACTAGTCGACTTTCCACGAAGAAGTTACCGGGATCAACGATGAAAGCAGCGTCGGCGCTCAAAGAATACCCACAGCAACAGTCTATGAAAAGTGGAGGAGAAAAGCAGGACAATTTGGTTACGATTACAATGTCGGAAAAAGTGGAGCTGGATTTGTtgagagaagaaaaagccATTCGACAAGTTCAGGAAGCGGAAGATGCATTGGAGCGAGAACGGTTGTTTCGAGAGATCAATGATTTGCAAATTCAGAATGCAGAAATGAAAGAACAGGTGTATGAGAAAGAGTCTACGATATCGCAAAAGGAGGTGGAGATTACGAGTTTAAGGAATGAGAAGGATCGATTGAGTACACGATTGCAGCAAGTATTGTTAGAGTTGGAGAAGCAGCATGAGACGAATGAAGAAGCGATGGatattgatttaaaagttCCCGAGAGTGGAGCGATAGGGAGGGTGACGACAAGGGCGACAGCAACGACAGCAATGGACGAAAGTGGTAACGCTGGGATGGTATCGAGTGGTATTCATTCTGTGTCGACAAAGCCAAGTTCGTATGGGACACGGCGTTCGCTGGCAGGATCAATGTTACAAAAGCCGACGCAATTTTCGAGGCCGTCGTTTATGTTTTCACCAGAGGCACGAGACAACTGGAGGGAGAGTCATGATTTGTCAAGTCATTTGTGGGAGCAAATCCAAAGGATGAAGAAGGCGTAG